Genomic window (Tetrapisispora phaffii CBS 4417 chromosome 15, complete genome):
TTCTCTTTTGATTTGTAATGGGTGCTTGTTGTAGTTGTTTGAAAAGTGATAGCAACGAAGAGCCTAACATTCTTCCTATTTCAGATAATGAACGTGAAGCTGTCACTGCGTTGTTAGGTTATTTGGAGGATAAAGATCGTTACGATTTCTATTCGGGTGGCCCTCTAAAAGCATTGACCACATTGGTTTATTCGGAGAATctaaatttacaaaaaagTGCTGCATTGGCTTTTGCTGAAATCACTGAAAAGTATGTTCGTCTGGTCGATCGTTCTGTTTTTGATCCAATCTTGGTTTTGTTAAAAAGTTCCGATCCTCAAATTCAGGTTGCCGCTTGCGCTGCTTTAGGGAATTTAGcagttaataatgaaaataaactATTAATAGTGGAAATGGGAGGTTTGAAGCCATTGATCAATCAAATGATGGGCGATAATGTCGAGGTTCAGTGTAATGCTGTCGGCTGTATCACAAATCTGGCTACTCAAGACGACAATAAACATAAGATAGCAACTAGTGGGGCTTTGATTCCATTGACAAAACTAGCAAAATCAAAGCATATAAGAGTCCAGAGAAATGCCACTGGTGCTCTATTGAATATGACACACTCGGGGGAAAATAGAAAAGAGTTAGTTGGTGCTGGTGCCGTCCCCGTCCTTGTGTCGTTATTGTCGTCGACAGACCCAGACGTCCAATACTATTGTACTACTGCATTGTCAAATATCGCTGTTGATGAAGTTAATAGGAAAACTTTGGCTCAAACGGAACCTCGCTTAGTATCTAAATTAGTCTCATTGATGGATTCTCCATCTCAAAGGGTTAAATGCCAAGCCACTCTAGCTTTAAGAAATTTGGCCTCAGACACTAGTTATCAATTAGAAATTGTGAGAGCTGGTGGGTTACCACATTTAGTTACATTGATCCAAAGCGATTCGATGCCATTGGTACTAGCCAGTGTCGCTTGTGTTAGAAATATCTCTATCCATCCATTGAATGAAGGTTTGATAGTCGATGCCGGTTTCTTGAAACCTTTGGTTAAACTATTAGATTTTAAAGGTTCGGAGGAAATTCAATGCCATACAGTCTCCACATTAAGAAATTTGGCAGCTTCATCAGAGAAAAACAgaaatgaattttttgaaagtGGTGCTGTAGAGAAATGCAAACAATTAGCCTTAGATTCTCCGATTAGTGTACAGAGTGAAATATCGGCATGTTTTGCCATTTTGGCTTTAGCAGATGTCTCCAAAATGACTTTATTAAACTTAAATATCCTTGATGCTTTATTACCAATGACTTTCTCTGATAATCAAGAAGTTTCAGGAAATGCTGCCGCTGCGCTTGCAAATCTATGCTCAAGAATAAACAATTACTCAAAGATAATGGATGCATGGGATCAACCTAGTGATGGTATTCGTGGTTTCTTAGT
Coding sequences:
- the VAC8 gene encoding protein anchor VAC8 (similar to Saccharomyces cerevisiae VAC8 (YEL013W); ancestral locus Anc_1.441), whose protein sequence is MGACCSCLKSDSNEEPNILPISDNEREAVTALLGYLEDKDRYDFYSGGPLKALTTLVYSENLNLQKSAALAFAEITEKYVRLVDRSVFDPILVLLKSSDPQIQVAACAALGNLAVNNENKLLIVEMGGLKPLINQMMGDNVEVQCNAVGCITNLATQDDNKHKIATSGALIPLTKLAKSKHIRVQRNATGALLNMTHSGENRKELVGAGAVPVLVSLLSSTDPDVQYYCTTALSNIAVDEVNRKTLAQTEPRLVSKLVSLMDSPSQRVKCQATLALRNLASDTSYQLEIVRAGGLPHLVTLIQSDSMPLVLASVACVRNISIHPLNEGLIVDAGFLKPLVKLLDFKGSEEIQCHTVSTLRNLAASSEKNRNEFFESGAVEKCKQLALDSPISVQSEISACFAILALADVSKMTLLNLNILDALLPMTFSDNQEVSGNAAAALANLCSRINNYSKIMDAWDQPSDGIRGFLVRFLQSNYITFEHIALWTILQLLESHNDRIVQLVKNDKEIIDGVRHMADITYERLQRSETDSKNAGNNDIVDSTNSDYVDDASMDLYNITQQILQFLN